From the Variovorax paradoxus genome, the window GTGACCAGCATCAGCGGCGCCTGCAGGCCGAAGCGGCGCTGCAGCCGCAGGCCGACATCGAGCCCGTTGTCGCCGTTGGCCAGGCGGTAGTCGCACAGCAGCAAGGAAAAGGGGTGCTCCTGCGCGTCGGGCCGGCCGAGCAGCTCGACTGCCGCGGCCTCGTCGGCCACCCCGTCCACGGCCATGCCATGAAGCCGGAAGAGGCCGGCCATGGCTTCGCGGATGTCGGCCGCGTCCTCGACCAGCAGGATGCGTCCCGGCGAAGTGCCGGGTGTCGCGGATGCGGAAGGCGGCAGCGCCGCAGCCTCGGCCGGCGCCGCTGCCGGCAGGCACAGCCTGAAGCGCGTGCCGCCGCCGAGCCGCGAGTGCACCTGCACCGGATGGTCGAGCAGCCGCGACAGCCGCTGCACGATCGACAGGCCGATGCCCAGGCCCTGCGCGCGGTCGCGCCCGGGGTTGTGCACCTGGTAGTACTCCTCGAACACGCGCTCCTGCTGCTCGGGCGCGATGCCGATGCCGGTGTCGTGCACCTCGATCCACACGGTGTCGCCGCGCGCGCGGGCCCGCACGGCGACACCGCCGCGGGCGGTGTACTTCAGCGCGTTGTCCACGAGGTTCGAGAGCATGCGCGACAGCAGCTGCGCGTCGCTGCGCACCCACAGCCCGCTGGCGCGCACGCGCAACTGCAGCTCGCGCTGCTCGGCCTGCGCCGCGAACAGCTGGTTGATCGACCGGAACAGCGCGTCGAGCGACACCGGCGCCACCGCCGGCACGACCACGCCTGCATCAAGGCGCGACACGTCCAACATGGTGTCGAGCGAGGCGCCCAGCGCGTTCACCGCGCGCATCAGCCCCTGCGCGTTGCGCCCGTCGTGGTGGGTGCGCAGCTCGTTCTCCAGCGCGGCACCGAACAGCGCGATGGCGTGCAGCGGCTGGCGCAGGTCGTGGCTGGCGGTGGCGAGGAAGCGGGTCTTCTCGGCGCTGGCGCGCTCCGCCACCGCGATCTGCGCGCCGAGCTGCGCGGCCAGCGCCTCGTTCTCGAAGCGCAGCGCCAGCGACTCGGTCAGGAGCCTGTGCTGCTGGTTGCCGACGCGCAGCGTGAACACGAGGTAGGCCAGGCTGAACACCGCCAGGAAGAAATGCATCGTGTCGCGCTGCCAGGCCAGCGCGGCGATGAGGCTCAGCATCATCGGCAGGGTGTAGCCGTACAGCGCGGGCTTCAGCGGCCACAGCAGCTGCATCGCGCGCGCACAGCTGCCGATGATGACGACCGTGACCACCGAGGTCACGGGCAGGTCGTCGGACGAGATGAACAGCAGCGGTGCGGTGGCGGTGGCCATGCCGATCGTGGCCGCGGTGCGCGAATGGCGGCGCGCCCACAGCGGAGTGTCCGCCAGCGGCACGCCGTCGTGCCAGCGCGGCATCAGCAGCAGTACGAGGCCGAGCGCGAGGTGGGCGGCCATCCACGCCAGGATCCAGGTGCGCGGCACGTGCAGGTACATGACCACGCCCAGCGCGGCCGCCAGCCCGAAATGTACGAACACCGAGGTGTCGTAGGCCGCGTAGACGGCGGCCACGTGCTCGCGCAGCACGCGCAGGCCCGAATGGTCCGTGTCTGCACGGTGGACGGCAAGGGGGTCGCCCAGGGGCTTCGGCGCGGTCGCATTCACCCGATCGATGCTATCGGCCGGATGTGCACGGAGAAGTGCCAGAAGTCATGCCCGACGGGTGGGTGCCCGGGGGTGGGTTCGGACGGGCCCGCTTGGGAAAGCGGGGATTCAGTCCCCGGCCGGCAGCGACGCCGCGACCGCATCGACCCGCGCCCGGTGGATCGCCTCGCCGATCTTCGGTCCGGTGGCACCGGCCTGCTGGGCCGCGCGCGCCACTGCGTCGGTGGCCACGCCCGCCGCGGTGGCCAGCACCTGCAGCAGCCGGGCGCGCTGGGGATAGGGCGCGTCCTCGTAGCCGAGGCGGCCGCGCGAGTCGCACTCGCAGGCCAGCAGCGCCTCGGCGAAGCGCGCGGGCTTGCGGAAGGCATCGCAGCGCTCCAGCAGACGCACCAGCCCGGTGGCGTCGAGCGCGCCGCTGGCATGGACGTGCCCGTGCTCACGCGCCACCACTTCGGCCAGTTCGCGGACGTCCACCGGAATGCGCCAGCGCTCGCACACCTGCTGCAGCAGCGCGACGCTGCGCAGCTCGTGGTCGGGATGGCGCGGCAGCGCGTCGGCGGGCGTGGTGCCCTTGCCGAGGTCGTGCATGAGGCAGGCGAAGCGCACGGCCAGAGAGGCGCCGAGCCGGGCGGCGGTGTCGATCACCATCATCAGGTGCACGCCCGCATCGATCTCCGGGTGGTGCTCGGCGCGCTGCGGAACGCCCCAGAGGCGGTCGACCTCGGGCAGCAGCACCGCCAGCGCACCGCATGCGCGCAGCACGTCGAACATGCGCGAAGGCCGGGTTTCCATCAGGCCGCGCGACAGCTCCTGCCAGACGCGCTCGGCCACCAGCGCATCGGCTTCGCCTGCGGCGACCATCTCGCGCATCAGCGCCATGGTCTCGGGGGCGACGCCGAAGTCGTCGAAACGGGCGGCGAACCGCGCCACGCGCAGGATGCGCACCGGGTCTTCGCGGAAGGCGTCCGTCACGTGGCGCAGCACCCTGTCGCGCAGGTCGCGCTGGCCGTGGAACGGGTCGGCCAGCAGGGCAGGGTCGGCGTCGAAGCGGCCGTCGTCGCCCACCAGCTCGGCCGGCAGCGCGATGGCGTTGACGGTCAGGTCGCGGCGGGCGAGGTCCTGCTCGAGCGTGACGTCGGGCGCGGCATGCACGGTGAAGCCGCGGTAGCCCGGTGCGCTCTTGCGTTCGGTGCGGGCGAGCGCGTATTCCTCGCGGGTGCGCGGATGCAGGAACACCGGAAAGTCGCGCCCCACGGGCAGGTAGCCGCGGCGCACCATGTCCTCGGGCGTGGCGCCCACCACCAGCCAGTCATGGTCGGACACCGGTCGCCCGAGAAGGCGGTCGCGGAGTGCACCGCCGACGATAAAAATCTTCATGAGTGCAGTGTAGGGATACTCCTCACGCCCAGAAAAGAACGGTCGTTCGATAATCCACGCCGCAGACCGGGCAATCGTTCGCCAGACGGACGATTCACAGCGGCAGACATAAGCCGAAGTTCGTATCCGCAGAGGGATCTTTCAACCAAAGGAGCAATTCACATCATGAAGAAAACAATGATTGCGCTGGCTGCTCTGGGCGCCCTGGCGTCCGGGAGCGCGATGGCGCAACAAGCCGGCGACTGGGTCGTCGGCACAGGGTGGTTTCATCTGTCGCCTCAGGACTCGAGCAAGCCGCTGACCGTGACCTCGCCCATTCCGGCCGTGCTGCCGGGCTCGGGCGCCAGCGTGAGCGATTCCGACACCCTGGGCCTGAGCGCCATGTACTTCCTCGACAGCCACTGGGCGGTCGAAGGCGTGTTCGGCGTTCCCCCCAAGTTCAAGCTCGACGGCACCGGCACGCTGGGCCGCGTCGGCCAGCTCGGCGAAGCCCGTCAGTGGAGCCCGACCATCCTGGGCAAGTATTACTTCAACGAAGGCACTTCGGCCTTCCGTCCGTACGTCGGCGTGGGCGCCACCTATGTCTGGTACAGCGACGTCAAGCTGACCTCGAACCTGCAGGGCGCGCTGGCCAGCCAGTTCCGCCAGTCGCCGCTCGCGGTGAATACCACCGCCAAGCTCGACAGCTCGTTCGCGCCCGTGATCAACCTCGGCGTGGCCTACCAGCTCGACAAGCACTGGGGCCTGTCGTTCTCGGTGTCGTACATCCCGCTGAAAACCAAGGCCAAGCTGACAACCACCTCGATCACCGGCCTGCCGGTGGCCACCAGCGAAGCCAGCCTGAAGCTGAACCCGATCGTGACCTACGTGTCGGCCACCTACAGGTTCTGATATCGCGCGCCCCCAGGCTGCGTCTGGTATCGCTCGCCCCCAGTCTGCGCGCACTTCGTGTCGCTTCGCCAACCCCCTACCGGGGGCAACACCTGCGGCCCGGCAAAACCGGTTCCGCGGTGTTCTTGGCTCATCCCCCAGGCTGCGCGCACTTCGTGTCGCTTCTCCTTCTCCCTGCCGGGGGCAACACCTGAGGCGCGGCAGAGCCGGTTCCTCGGTGTTTCTGACTCGTCCCCAGGCTGCGCGCACTTCGGGTCCGCTTTGCCTTCCCCTGCAGCCGGCAATACATGAGGCCCGGCACTGCCGGCTGCTCTGTGTTTCGATCCGTTGCGGCGTCCTCGGCGCTCAGCGCCCGGTGCGGTAGGGCTCTTCGAACTGCAGGAAGTCCTTTTCCGCCAGCGCTTCGTCGATCCAGGCCCTGACGCCCGGCAGGGCCTGCACGCGCTCGATGTAGGCGGTGATGTGCGCGGGCACGGGCAGCCCGTAGGTCCTGATGCGCGTGCCGATGGGGGCGAAGTAGGCATCGGCGATGCTGAAGGCGCCGAACAGCATCGGGCCGCCGTGGGCCTCGAGCAGGCCGCTCCACATCTGCACGATGCGCGCAAGATCGCTCGCGACGGTGGGTTCTTCCTTCATGAGCCTTGCGCCCACCTCGGGCAGCGACGCCTCGATGTTCATGCCGCAGTGGCCGCGCAACCCGCCAAAGCCCGAGTGCATCTCGGCGCAGATGCTGCGCGCGCGGGCACGGTCGGCGGCCGGCTGGGGCCAGAGCTGCTTCTCGGGGAAGGTCTCGGCGAGGTACTCGGCAATGGCCAGGGTGTCCCACACCACGAGGTCGCCGTCGGCGAGCACGGGCACCTTGGCCACGGGGTTGAGCGCGGCGATCGTGTGCTTGAACTGCGAATCGGCCTCGAAGGAGTCGAAGCGCACCATCACTTCCTCGAACGGAATGCCGGCCTGCTTCATCAGCACCCAGGGCCGCATGGACCACGACGAGTAGTTCTTGTTGCCGATGTAGAGCTTGCGCATGAGTGGGCCTCCGGTCCGTTGCGGTTCAAAAAAGCGTTCGATGCTAGCCGTGCAGCGCGTCGCCATTGATTCCGGACGCGCGCCGGATTGATGCGTTCACGAACGACGCGGGCGGTCGTCGTCCGGCGATGCGATCACGCGGGGCCTGGCGTCCTGCGCATCGCCGCCGTTCCGCGACGGGCCGGCGACCCGTTCGACCAGCGCCACAAGCCGCGGCACCCGCGCCAGCACGGCCAGCGCGAGCAGCGCGCTCAGCAGCGCCGTCGCCTCGCGGCCCAGCCCGCAGGCCATGCCGATCGCGGCCGTCATCCACAGGCCCGCTGCCGTGGTCAGGCCCTGCACGTGGCTTTCGTCCTTGCCCTGCTTCAGGATGGTGCCCGCGCACAGGAAGCCCACGCCCGCCACCAGGCCCTGGATCACGCGGCTCATGTCGGCCGGCACGATGCCGGTCTGCTGCGGGATGAGCACGAACATGGCCGATCCGATCGCCACCAGCATGTGCGTGCGCACGCCGGCCGCCTTGCCCGCCTGCTCGCGCTCGAAGCCCAGCAGGAAACCGAGCACGCCGGCCAGCGTGAGACGCAGCACGATGCGCGTGAGTTGCGCAACGTCGGTCACGTCCGAGAACTCGGAGGCGATGGTGTCGAGGACCTCGTCGTGCCAGCTCATTCAGGCGCCTTCGCGGCTCAGGGCAGGTCCTTGTTCGGTTCCGGCTCGGACGCGTCGCGCGGGCCGACGCGGCCCAGGCGCTCCTTGAGCGACTGCGGCCGGCCGCTGATGATGGCGGCGTAGTTGGTGGTGTTGGCCAGCACCTTCTTCACGTAGTCGCGCGTCTCGTTGAAGGGCACGTTCTCGGCCCAGATGGCGGCCTCAAGCACCGGGCCGTTGCGCCAGTTGCGCGGGCGGCCGGGGCCCGCGTTGTACGCGGCGGCGGCCAGCGCCATCGAGCCGTCGAAATCGTCGAGCGCCAGCTTCAGGTAGTTGGTGCCGATGGTGATGTTGGTCTCGCGGTCGTTGATCTGGCCGGGCGAGAAGTCGGTCAGGCCGATCTTGCGGGCGGTCCAGCGCGCGGTGGCGGGCATGACCTGCATCAGGCCAGACGCGCCGACGCCCGAGCGCGCGTCCATGATGAAGCGGCTTTCCTGGCGGATCAGGCCATAGACGTAGGCCGGGTCGAGCCCGATGTCCTGGCTCTTGCGCAGCACGGTGTCGTGGAACGGCATCGGGAAGCGCTGCTCGACGTCGACCACGCCCTTGGTGCGCTCGCTGGTGTTGATGCAGCGGTCCCAGACCTCGCGCTGGCAGGCGAAGTCGGCCGCTGCGAGCAGCGCGCGGTCGTCCATGCCGCCCTTGTCGTGCAGGTTGGTGGCGTAGTTCCATTCGCGCGTGCCTTCGGGGCGCAGCCCGATGGCGATGGCGTACAGGCCGCGGGCCAGCGCCGGGTTGGCGCGCGCGGCGGCCTTTTCCTCGGGCGTGAGCGGCGCGGGCCGGGTGGCGGCCACGGTGCGCTGCCCGAGTTCCTCGAGCGCGAGCATCTCGTAGAAGCCGCGCGAGCCGGCAATGCTCTGGTAGAGATCGCGCGCCTGGGCGCGGCGCTCTTCGCTGCGTTCGGTGGCGAGCGCGCGGGCCTTCCAGTACACCCATGTCGGGTCGAGCTGGGCGGTCTCGCTCATGGCGTTGATGGCGGGCGCCACCTCCTTCCACTGGCCGGCGCGCAGCGCGGCGCGCACGCGCCAGCCGAGCATGTCGTCGGACAGGTCGCTGTTCTTCGTGACATTGCCGAAGTAGGTGCCGGCCTGCGGCCACAGCTTGAGCGCGGCCGCGCGGCCGATGGTGCCCCAGAGCCAGTTGCGCTCTTCGGCGGACAGCATCGGGCCCCACTTGCTGTCGAGCTGCGCGGCCGCCTGCTCGGGGTCGGCGATGGCGACCTTGATGAGCGCGAGCACCACCAGCTCCTTGCGCGACTTGGCGGCCACGAAGGCACGGCCGGTCAGGAACTTGGCCGAGCTGGCGTTGAGTTCCTCGAACAGCGGCAGCGCATCGGGCGCGGCAATGGTGATGGCGCCGCGCGCGGCCTGCGGACGGTTGGCCTCGATGGCAAGGCGGGCCTTCTTCCAGGCGTCGTTCGGCGACAGCAGCCGGGCCGCCACCATGCGGTCTGCGGCGGTGAGGCAGCCGTCGTCGGCTTCCTTCTGGCTGAACCAGTCGCGACGCACGTCGTCGGCCTGGGCCTGCGTGGCGGTGCCGGTGCGCAGCGTGTCGACCAGCACTGCGTAGCAGCGCACCTGCGCGTCGTCGCCCATGCGGAAGCCCGCCACTGCGGCCGAGAAGTTGTCCCAGTCGCGGCGCTGGCCGGTGAGCAGCAGCCAGTCGTTGCGCAGGCGGTCTTCCTGGTAGGTGCCCGGGTAGCGTGCGAAGAAGTCCTGCACTTCGCTGGGCGCGGCCTCCTGCAGGCGCGCCTTGAGTTCCCAGTAGGCGGCCCAAGGTTCCAGGGCATGGCCGCGTGCCTGCGGCAGCAGGGCCGTGAGGCGGCCCTTGTCGCCGCGCTGGAACGCCTGCTTCATCTGGACCAGCACGTCGTCGTTGGTGTTGGTCTGGGCGGCGGCGGGCTGCTGCGAGAGCAGTGCCGCGAGAGCCATGACAGCGGAAAAAACCAGTGCGGGTGCCGCGCTGCGCCGAAGGGTGCGCTGCGATGCGCGCTGGGGTGCCAAAATGCTTGGGAACTGCATCGGGGGATTATGGACAAGTCAAAGGATGCCGACACCTCGGCGACGGCGAGTTTTCTGAAGGATCAGCTGCGCAAGGCATTGGTCGAACAACGCCTGGCCATGCCCGACCGGCTGACACGCGCCGACCTTTTGCAGCGCGTGATGCGCATCTGGCTGGTCGGCCGGCCCGACACCGTGATCGGCGCCTACTGGCCGATCAAGGGCGAGTTCGATCCGTTGCCTGCATTGCACCGCTGGAAGGAAGACGGCGAACTCATGGAAGAGTCGCAGCGTCGCCGCATCGGACTGCCGGTGATCGACAAAGTTCACAAGACGCTGACCTTCCATGCCTGGTACCCGGGCTGCCAGATGGAAGAGGACGCCTACGGCATTCCCAAGCCCAAGGACACCGAGCTGATCGTGCCGACGCTGCTGTTCGTGCCCTGCGTGGGCTACAGCGCGGGCGGCTACCGGCTGGGCTACGGCGGCGGCTTCTACGACCGCACGCTGGCGGCGCTGGAGCCGCGGCCGTTCACGGTGGGACTGGGCTTCACCAACGGCTTGCTGGATGATTTCAAGCCCGAGGCGCACGACCTGCCGCTCGACGCGATCCTCAACGACAACGGCGTGGTCTGGCCACAGGCTTGACTCGCCACAGGCTTGGCTCGCCCCCAGGCTTCGCGCACTTCGTGTCGCTTCAACTTCCCCCTACCGGGGGCAACACCTGCGGCCCGGCAAAGCCGGTTCCGCGGTGTTCCTGACTCGCCCCCGTCTTCGCGCACTTCGTGTCGCTTCGCCTGCCCCCTCGCTGGGGGCAACAACTGCGGCCGGGAGCCGGTTCCGCGGTGTTCCTGGAAAGGGCCGCCGGGCCCTTTGCGGCGTCGGACTTCAGTCGATGTCGTCGACCGTGTCCGGATCGGGCACTTCGCCGATGGTCTCGCGGGTGGTGGCGGCCTGCAGTTGCAGCCAGTCGCAGAAGGCCCTGATCTCCGGGCGCAACGCGCTGCGCGGCCCCGCGATGAGCCAGTAGGCCATCGGTGAATCCATGCGGTGCTGCGGCAGCACCTCGACCAGATCGCCGTTGGCCAGGCTCTCGGCAATCAGCGAACTGCGCGCCAGCGTCACACCCTGTCCGGTGAGGGCGGCCTGCACCATCTGATAGGCGTAGTTGAAATAGAGCCAGCGCTTCGGCTGCGCGCGCTCCAGCCCGTTCACCTCGAACCAGCGCCGCCACGTCAACCACTCGAGGTGCGTGCGGTGCGCGTCCCCGGCTTCGATCAGCGTGAAGCGGGTGATGTCGGCGGGCGTCCTGATGGGCGGGTTGCTCTTCAGCAGCCAGGGGCTGGCCACCGGCGTCAGCGTTTCGCCGAACAGGCGCAGGGCGCCTGCCGACATGGTCTCGCGCGGACCGTAGCGCAGCGCGATGTCCACGTCGGCCACTTCGAGGTCGACCGCCACGTCGCTGGCGTCGATGCGGATGTCGATCTCGGGGTTGTCGCGCTGGAACGCCTCCAGCCGCGGGATGAGCCACATCGACGCGAACGACGCAAAGGTGGTCAGCGACACGCTCTGGCGCCCCGCGCTCTGGCGGATCTGCCGCACGGCCGTGTCGATGCGCGGCAGGGACTGCTGCACCGCCAGCAGCAGCAGCGCCCCGGCGCTGGTGAGTTCCACGGCCCGCGTGTGGCGCAGGAACAGCGACACGCCCACCTCTTCCTCCAGCGACTGGATCTGGCGGCTGACCGCCGACTGCGTCAGGGCCATCTCCTCGGCCGCGGCGCGGAAATTCAGGTGCCGCGCCACCGCCTCGAAGGCGCGCAGGTGGCCGGCCGAGATCGGGCGCGAGCGCAGATGGGTTTGCGAATGTTGCATGAGTATGACTTTGGGAGGTCGGGCGGCGATTTGCGCAATTGATGCGAAACCCGCATCAGTAGCCTACCTCGTTTTCATTGGACCACCGGTGCATGAGAAACGATCATTCATTCCCGAACTGCGCTATTGCCTCCTGTGAAGCGCTTCGGCAAAGCCCTAAGGAGTTTCATCATGTCCACCGCCGTCTGCACCACCGAATCGCTCTCGCCCCTGTCCGCAACCGTCCGCACCGCCGCAGTTCCGCCGGCCGTCCGCCGTGGCGCCTGGCAGATCGCTCCCGGCGAGGCGATGAGCCTGAAGGCGCGGTCGGCCAGCGTGTTGCGCGTGAAGCAGGGCCGGGTGTGGGTCACGCCCGACGCCACGCTCGCCAGCCCCAGCGAAGACCTGGTGCTCGCCCCCGGCGAATCGCTCCATGTGGCCGCGGGCCAGCGCATCGTGATGGAGGCGTGGGACGGCTACGGCGCGACCTACAGCTGGGACAACGCCTGATTGTTCTGCCTCCAGGAGCTGGAAAGGCGGCCACGGCCGCCTTTTTCTTTTTGAAGCTACTTTTCGCGTAACAGGTTGCCGTTACCCGTTGATGTCGAAGCTCGGCAGGAGCGCCAGGAAGTGCCGCAGCGCCGTCTCGCCTTCGAGCACGTGCACGCCGGCCATCAGGTCGGGCCCCTCGCTTTCGGCCAGCCCCATGCCGAAGCCGGTGTAGCGCCGCACCGCCAGGGGCGCCTGGTAGACCACGCGGATGTCGGTATGGCGCGGATCCTTCTCGATCTGCTGCATCAGCGCATCGACCGCCTCGCGCGGGCCCTCGAGGTGCTGGCAGAAGCGCTGGCCGTCGAACACCAGGAGTCCGGTGATGCCGCGTTCCACATTGCGGCCGCGGGCGCGGGTGGCGATCGAGCCGACCGTGTTCGGGGGCAGGTCCTGGGTGAGCGTGCTGCAGTAGAGGACTTCGTAGAGCGGGCGTTGTTCGGTCATGCGGCGCAGAAAAAAACGTGCGCAGTGTAGGTACCTCCCCCGCCGTCGCGAAATGTCAAAAGACACATTCCGTGCGCCTATAGTTACGCGTGAAATTCGAGGACTACCCTGCCGCGGCGCCTCCACCCCAGGGCGCCAATCCCTGCGACCAGTGCGCGTTGCGCCGGCTCGACGCGTTCCTGCCCTGCTCCGAGGAGGAGCTCAGGACGATCCAGTCGTTCCGCGTCGGCGCCCGCCGCGTCGAGGGCGGCGCCGCCATCGTCGAGGAGCACCGGCGCAGCCCGCAGCTCTTCACGCTCTATTCGGGCTGGGCCTTCCGCTTCAAGACGCTGAGCGACGGGCGGCGGCAGATCCTGAGCTTCCTGCTGCCCGGCGACTTCATCGGCCTGCAGGACGAATTCGCCGACGGCCAGACCCACGGCGTCGAGGCCATCACCGATGTCACGCTGTGCGCCTTCTCGCGCGACCGCCTCTGGGGCCTGTTCCACGCGCAGCCCAAGCTGGGATACGACATCACGTGGCTGGCCGCGCGCGAGGAGAAGCTGGTCGACGACAACCTCGTCTCAGCCGGCCGGCGCAATGCCGGCGAACGCGTGGCCATGCTGCTGATGCATCTCTACCGGCGTGCCGACCGCGTGGGCATGGTGCGCGACGGCTGGATCGAGTTTCCGTTCAACCAGCAACATATCGCCGATGCACTCGGGCTGTCGCTGGTACACACCAACAAGACGCTGCGGCGGCTGCAGCGCCTGGGGCTCTACAAGATCGACGACGGCTGGCTGCGCATCATGGAGCCGCATGCGCTCGAAACGCTGGGCGACTACTTCGAGCGCCCGATGCGGCCCACGCCGCTGATCTGAGCCGCGCCGGATCGCCCCCGTTCAAGGCGTCGCCGCCAGTTCGCGCAGGTCGTTCTCGTAGGCCTGCAGCCGACGCACCGCCTGCGCGCGCTGGCTGGCGCTCGCGCCGTTGTGCAGCGCGGCCGTGTTGCGGCAGCCTTCCTGCAGCAGTGCCTGCTGCTGGTCGCGCCAGGGTCCCGGCGGCGGATCGGCTATGCGCAGGATATAGCCATGCAGCGCCGCTTGCGCCTCGGCCGGCGCCGGCTTGCGCGCCACGAAGCCGCGCAGCAACGCCAGCGCTTCCTGTTGGCGCTTGCGGCGCTCGGCGTCGGCCAGCTTCGGGTCGAACACCGACTGCGCTACCTGCTGCTTCAGGAGATCGCGCTGCTCCGCGGTCAGCCGGCCGTAGAAGTCCTCGGTGCGGTCGAGGAACTGGTCGTAGCGCTTCTCCTGCACCTGTTCCGGCGTGCGGTCGAGCCAGTCCTTGCGGTACTCGGCGTTGTTCTTCGCGTACTTGCGTTCCAGCTGCAGCAGTTGCGAGCTGGCGAGACTGAGCGCCAGGTCGGTGCCGGCCGGTTCGGCATGCTCGGCCACCGCCAGCAGCCGCTCGCGGATCCGGTCGGCCATGGCGCAGACCTGCGCCGGCGTGATCTCGCCCGGCGCCAGCGCCTGCGCGTCCTGCAGCAGCGTCGCGAGGCGGGGCAGTTCGTTCTGGCGGTGCCAGGCCAGCAGCTGCGCGAGTTCGTCGCGCACCTTCGGGTTCTGCGTGCTGTCGAAATCCAGGTAGGCGTCGAGCCACCAGTAGCTCACGGTGGGCAGGTTGTTGTAGGCCAGCCTGATCGCGCTGCAAGCCCCCAGGGCAGCGGCCAGCAGCAGCACGCCGATAATCCGCGCCACGCTCGCGCAACGAATTCGGGAAGAAAAACGCATGAATCAGACTCCGCAACAAGACAACCTGGGGCCGGTCGACGTCGTCATCATGGCGGCCGGCAAGGGCACGCGCATGAAAAGCAGGTTGCCCAAAGTGTTGCATCGATTGGGCGGCCGCGCATTGCTGGGCCACGTGGCCGGCACCGCCGCGCGCATCGGCGCGCGCAACGTCGTTGTCGTGACGGGCCATGGCGCGGCGGACGTCGAGGCCGCCATGGCCGGCGCAGTGCCGGGCACCGGTCTTCGCTTCGCGCGCCAGGAGCCGCAGCTCGGCACCGGCCACGCGGTGCAGCAGGCCGCGCCGCTGCTGGCCGACGACGGCACCGTGGTCGTGCTGTCGGGCGACGTGCCGCTGATCGGCGAAGACACGCTGCGCGCGCTCGTCGCGGCCAGCGCGGGCGAGCGGCTCGCGCTGCTGACCATCGAATTCGACGATCCGAGCGGCTACGGGCGTGTCATCCGCTCGAGTGCCGGTGGCGACGTCACCGCCGTGGTCGAGCACAAGGACGCCACCGAGGCGCAGCGCGGCGTGCGCGAGATCTACAGCGGCGTGATGGCCGTGCCGGCGCGCCTGCTCAAGGGCTGGCTCGCGCGACTCGACAACCGCAACACGCAGGGCGAGTACTACCTGACCGACGTGGTCAAGCTGGCGGCGGCCGACGGCGTGCCCGTGGTCGCGCACGTCACCACCGACGCGCTGCAGGTCGCCGGCATCAACAGCCCGGCCCAGCTCGCGGCGCTCGAGCGCGCCTGGCAGCTGCGCCAGGCGGATGCGCTGATGGCGCAGGGCGTGCGGCTGGCCGATCCGGCGCGCTTCGACCTGCGCGGCACGCTCGATTGCGGCGCCGACGTCGAGATCGACGTCAACTGCATCTTCGAAGGTGCGGTGTCGCTGGGCGAGGGCGTGCGCATCGGCGCGAACTGCGTCATTGCCAACGCGCGCATCGAGGCCGGCGCGGTGATCCATCCCTTCACGCACATCGAGGGCGAGAAGGCCGGCGTGACGGTGGGCGCGGGCGCGCTCATCGGGCCGTTCGCGCGGCTGCGGCCCGGCGCGCAACTGGGCGCCGAGGTGCACATCGGCAACTTCGTCGAGGTCAAGAACTCCACGCTGGCCGCGGGCGCCAAGGCCAATCACCTGGCCTACCTGGGCGACGCCACCGTCGGCGAGCGCGTGAACTACGGCGCCGGCAGCATCACCGCCAACTACGACGGCGCGAACAAGCATCGCACCGTGATCGGCGACGACGTGCACGTGGGCAGCAACTGCGTGCTGGTGGCTCCCATCACCATCGGTGCGGGCGGAACCATCGGCGGCGGCTCGACCGTCAACAAGTCGACCGAGCCGGGCGCGCTCACCGTCGCGCGCGGCAGGCAGGTGAGCTTTCCCAACTGGAAGCGTCCGCAAAAGAAAAAATAGCGCGCTGCACGCAGCTCGCCCCCAGGCTGCGCGCACTTCGTGTCGCTTCGCCAACCCCCTACCGGGGGCAACACCTGCGGCCCGGCAAAGCCGGTTCCGCGGTGTTCTCGACTCGCCCCCGCCTTCGTGCACTTCGTGTCGCTTCGCCTGCCCCCGCCGGGGGCAACACCGGCGACCCGGCACAGCCGGTTCCGCGGTGTTTCGCGGCGGTTCGTGAAGGGGTGCGAAAGCTTCATCCCAGCGGCACGCGGGGCTCGAACTTCGCGCGCT encodes:
- a CDS encoding lytic transglycosylase domain-containing protein yields the protein MALAALLSQQPAAAQTNTNDDVLVQMKQAFQRGDKGRLTALLPQARGHALEPWAAYWELKARLQEAAPSEVQDFFARYPGTYQEDRLRNDWLLLTGQRRDWDNFSAAVAGFRMGDDAQVRCYAVLVDTLRTGTATQAQADDVRRDWFSQKEADDGCLTAADRMVAARLLSPNDAWKKARLAIEANRPQAARGAITIAAPDALPLFEELNASSAKFLTGRAFVAAKSRKELVVLALIKVAIADPEQAAAQLDSKWGPMLSAEERNWLWGTIGRAAALKLWPQAGTYFGNVTKNSDLSDDMLGWRVRAALRAGQWKEVAPAINAMSETAQLDPTWVYWKARALATERSEERRAQARDLYQSIAGSRGFYEMLALEELGQRTVAATRPAPLTPEEKAAARANPALARGLYAIAIGLRPEGTREWNYATNLHDKGGMDDRALLAAADFACQREVWDRCINTSERTKGVVDVEQRFPMPFHDTVLRKSQDIGLDPAYVYGLIRQESRFIMDARSGVGASGLMQVMPATARWTARKIGLTDFSPGQINDRETNITIGTNYLKLALDDFDGSMALAAAAYNAGPGRPRNWRNGPVLEAAIWAENVPFNETRDYVKKVLANTTNYAAIISGRPQSLKERLGRVGPRDASEPEPNKDLP
- a CDS encoding 5-formyltetrahydrofolate cyclo-ligase, translated to MDKSKDADTSATASFLKDQLRKALVEQRLAMPDRLTRADLLQRVMRIWLVGRPDTVIGAYWPIKGEFDPLPALHRWKEDGELMEESQRRRIGLPVIDKVHKTLTFHAWYPGCQMEEDAYGIPKPKDTELIVPTLLFVPCVGYSAGGYRLGYGGGFYDRTLAALEPRPFTVGLGFTNGLLDDFKPEAHDLPLDAILNDNGVVWPQA
- a CDS encoding LysR substrate-binding domain-containing protein, which encodes MQHSQTHLRSRPISAGHLRAFEAVARHLNFRAAAEEMALTQSAVSRQIQSLEEEVGVSLFLRHTRAVELTSAGALLLLAVQQSLPRIDTAVRQIRQSAGRQSVSLTTFASFASMWLIPRLEAFQRDNPEIDIRIDASDVAVDLEVADVDIALRYGPRETMSAGALRLFGETLTPVASPWLLKSNPPIRTPADITRFTLIEAGDAHRTHLEWLTWRRWFEVNGLERAQPKRWLYFNYAYQMVQAALTGQGVTLARSSLIAESLANGDLVEVLPQHRMDSPMAYWLIAGPRSALRPEIRAFCDWLQLQAATTRETIGEVPDPDTVDDID
- a CDS encoding DUF2917 domain-containing protein; the protein is MSTAVCTTESLSPLSATVRTAAVPPAVRRGAWQIAPGEAMSLKARSASVLRVKQGRVWVTPDATLASPSEDLVLAPGESLHVAAGQRIVMEAWDGYGATYSWDNA
- a CDS encoding BLUF domain-containing protein; amino-acid sequence: MTEQRPLYEVLYCSTLTQDLPPNTVGSIATRARGRNVERGITGLLVFDGQRFCQHLEGPREAVDALMQQIEKDPRHTDIRVVYQAPLAVRRYTGFGMGLAESEGPDLMAGVHVLEGETALRHFLALLPSFDING
- a CDS encoding Crp/Fnr family transcriptional regulator, producing the protein MKFEDYPAAAPPPQGANPCDQCALRRLDAFLPCSEEELRTIQSFRVGARRVEGGAAIVEEHRRSPQLFTLYSGWAFRFKTLSDGRRQILSFLLPGDFIGLQDEFADGQTHGVEAITDVTLCAFSRDRLWGLFHAQPKLGYDITWLAAREEKLVDDNLVSAGRRNAGERVAMLLMHLYRRADRVGMVRDGWIEFPFNQQHIADALGLSLVHTNKTLRRLQRLGLYKIDDGWLRIMEPHALETLGDYFERPMRPTPLI